The Syntrophales bacterium region CTCTTCCCAGCAGGGAATTGCCTGTTTCCTCAAAGAGAGACGCGACGAAATCCCGTTGCCCTCGGGTGAGGTCCTCGGAGGGGTGGGCTTCCAGCCAGGCGGCGAAGCGCTCAAAAAAACCCGCCGGCGACATTTCCAGTGGTTCCAGGATGATATCGAACCAGGGCACTGCCCGGCCTTGGTTGTAGAAAACATCGCAGCCCTGAGCGATTTGGGCGGCCAGCGCCATGTCCTCCCTGCTGAAGGTCGGCGAGGCGAGCACCTGATAGGGGCTGCCGGACTCGTGTTCCAAATGCAGAGCCGGTGCGGTTTCGGCCAGGCGGGTGCCCGGCAGTACGGCGAGGCAAAATATGTCTATGTGATTGGGAACGAGGGTCATGGCAAAATCAACGCTCGCGCGGAAGCCTTCCAGGGAGTCGCCGGGCAGACCGTAGATGAGGTCGAAGCCATAGGTGACGTCGGCCTTGTGCAGGAGAAGGATCTTGGCCTCGAAATCGGCTATATCGAGACTGCGGCCGATGTTTTGGAGCACCTTATCGTGAACGCTCTGCAGGCCGATCTGCAGGGAGCACCGGATGGTCGCAAAGAGCCGGGCCATTTCCCGGTCGATGAATTCGCTGCGAATCTCGAAGAAAAAGTGGATATCCGGAGCCTTCAAGGCGATCAGGCGCAGCACCTGCTTCGCCCGGGCCTTGTGGTAGTTGAAGGTGGGGTCCAGCACGAAGACCTCGCCGATACCGGCAGCGGCGAAGAGTTCCAGCTCGGCTTCCACCCGGTCCGGGGGAACCCGGCGAATGCCCAACCTGCCGCGGGACTCGAAGCAGAAATCGCAGGCGAAGGGGCAGCCGCGGGACAATTCCCAGAGCGCGCCGCTGTAGTCGGCCAGTTGGAGCGTGCCATCCAGAAACGGGGAGGGCAGGGTGGCAAGATCCTTGACGGGAATCGGTTTTGCGGAGGCCGCAATCTCCCGGGGCGTCGCGCCCGCGAGAAGGCGGCCCACGGTCTCGACGATAAGCTCTTCCCCTTCGCCGGCCAAAACAAAATCCAGCGCAGGATCGCTCCCGACGCCCACCGGATCCGCCGTAACCTCGGCCCCGCCGGCGAAGATTACAAGGCCCGGTTGGCGTTGTTTCAGAAGCGAGGCAACCTCCAGGCTCAGGCTGCGGTTCCAAACATACATCGAAAACCCTACATAATCAGGATTTGAGGCGAGGATTTGGTTTGCGCACTCGACAGCATTTTGATTTAAAAAGAGATTAACGATGCGGGTTTGGATCTTCCGCCCGAAAGATCTCCGCAGCATTGCGGCCAGCATTGCGGGACCCAGCGGCATGGCCCGGGAAGATGCTTTGATATGGATGGCCGCTAAAACCAGCTTCATTGTTTTGCCTCCTGACGTTTTCATGCGCATATCCGGCCCGTATGACCAGCTCACGGGCCTTGCCCCGGCAGACCCGGACGGCACTGGCCGCAGCCGTTGCACTTTCAAACATTCACACGGATGACGCGCAGTTTCAACCAGGTGGCGCAAATATCTGCATCGGCCTGCAATCTGTCGAAGTAACCCAGGACAAACTGCAAAACCTGGGCTGGGTCTTTATACGGAAAAGTAGTCATCATCATTTTTCTCTGGCACCTCGATTTATCCGCTTATTACGCCGTTCTCCCTGTGGCGGTGAACCAGATCATTTAATTCCTGCTGCATGTTCCTTCCTTCCGGTGGATGATATTTCCGGAGCCTTGCTATTTTGTCTCTTTCCGCAGGACTTTCTTGTCGATCTCCACCCGATTGGAAAAGACCTTGAAGCCGCCCACGATCAGCATGTCCTTGGTCCGGTCGACAATCCGCTCTCCTTTCCCCAAAGCAGGCCCCTTTTCCGTACTTCCCAAGTTGAAAAGGTATCATACCTTCAGGGTGGCTTGTGTTCACAAGTCCTTGCCGTGAGCTATATGGTGGCCACAACCATTACGGAAAGAAATCTTCAAAGAAGATATTCATTGGGGTGCGGATAAAACCTCCTATAACATGAAAATATTTATTGAATTAATAAGGACCTTATGATGCCAGAGAAGTGTGCAGAAAATCCACTACTGTATTTTCCGCACTTATCATAATCGCGATTTTTGAATTAGCGATTTTGTTGACA contains the following coding sequences:
- a CDS encoding DUF4080 domain-containing protein — encoded protein: MKLVLAAIHIKASSRAMPLGPAMLAAMLRRSFGRKIQTRIVNLFLNQNAVECANQILASNPDYVGFSMYVWNRSLSLEVASLLKQRQPGLVIFAGGAEVTADPVGVGSDPALDFVLAGEGEELIVETVGRLLAGATPREIAASAKPIPVKDLATLPSPFLDGTLQLADYSGALWELSRGCPFACDFCFESRGRLGIRRVPPDRVEAELELFAAAGIGEVFVLDPTFNYHKARAKQVLRLIALKAPDIHFFFEIRSEFIDREMARLFATIRCSLQIGLQSVHDKVLQNIGRSLDIADFEAKILLLHKADVTYGFDLIYGLPGDSLEGFRASVDFAMTLVPNHIDIFCLAVLPGTRLAETAPALHLEHESGSPYQVLASPTFSREDMALAAQIAQGCDVFYNQGRAVPWFDIILEPLEMSPAGFFERFAAWLEAHPSEDLTRGQRDFVASLFEETGNSLLGRVAADIISYFGYAAKLIDAQTTEPDRQAPPSCRAVFNHDPTELLAQMEAGTISIEELVFSLPEKACEAVLSVKDGMIDIQVCLTCNV